One region of Malania oleifera isolate guangnan ecotype guangnan chromosome 6, ASM2987363v1, whole genome shotgun sequence genomic DNA includes:
- the LOC131158592 gene encoding ABC transporter G family member 11-like, with protein MAKNRMFLLAIQHNMPRCLSAIIKDKDWLWHLSHSNALSSRLASNAFLSGSILLNGRKTKLSFGTAAYVTQDDNLIGTLTMRETISYSASLRLLDKMPWEEKRALVKSIIVEMDLRHCTDMVIENWHLRGINGGEKRTVSIALEMLMRPKLLFLDEPTSGLDSALAFFVTQTLRGLSRSGRSVIASIHQPRSEVFELFDRLYLLLGGKTVYFG; from the exons atggcaaagaatcgaatgtttctgCTCGCTATTCAACATAAtatgccaaggtgtttgagcgctatcatcaaagacaaagattgGCTATGGCATTTAAG TCACTCTAACGCCCTCTCCAGCCGCCTCGCCTCCAACGCCTTCCTTTCCGGTTCCATCCTCCTCAATGGTCGCAAAACCAAACTCTCCTTTGGTACTGCG GCATACGTGACTCAAGACGACAACTTGATCGGCACACTGACGATGAGGGAGACCATATCATATTCCGCGAGTCTGCGCCTTCTGGATAAGATGCCGTGGGAGGAGAAGCGCGCGCTGGTTAAGAGCATAATCGTTGAAATGGATCTTCGGCATTGTACGGATATGGTGATCGAGAACTGGCACTTGCGGGGGATCAATGGAGGGGAGAAGAGGACGGTCAGCATCGCTCTCGAAATGCTTATGAGGCCTAAACTCCTCTTCCTTGATGAGCCTACCAGTGGCCTTGATAG TGCTTTGGCTTTCTTTGTGACTCAGACATTACGTGGGCTATCTAGAAGTGGGAGGAGTGTGATAGCCTCAATTCACCAACCTAGAAGCGAGGTTTTCGAGCTGTTTGATCGCTTATACTTGCTTTTGGGAGGCAAGACCGTCTACTTTGGCTAG
- the LOC131158212 gene encoding ABC transporter G family member 11-like has product MRNSANNVMTEIEASKPQGNELVVAGLSPLSETLWKEKTNTELFGDVSARLTWQDLTVMVTLTNGHTQKVLEGLTGYAEPGSLTALMGPSGSGKSTLLDALSSRLASNAFLSGSILLNGRKTKLSFGTAAYVTQDDNLIGTLTVRETISYSARLRLPDKMPWEEKRALVESTIVEMGLQDCADTMIGNWHLRGISGGEKRRVSIALEILMRPRLLFLDEPTSGLDSASAFFVTQTLRGLSRSGRTVIASIHQPSSEVFELFDRLYLLSGGKTVYFGQVSEAYEFFAQAGFPCPALRNPSDHFLRCINSDFDKVKATLKGSMKLRFDASDDPLDKITTAEAIRTLIEFYRTSQYRYAAKEKVADMSKVKGTVLDSGGSQASFLMQAFTLTKRSFINMSRDFGYYWLRLLIYIVVTVCIGTIYLNVGTGYNSILARGSCASFVFGFVTFMSIGGFPSFVEDMKVFQRERLNGHYGVTAFVISNTVSALPFLILITFISGTICYFMVNLHPGFQHYVFFVLCLYASVTVVESLMMAIASIVPNFLMGIIIGAGIQGIFMLVSGYFRLPNDIPKPVWRYPMSYISFHFWALQGQYQNDLRGLMFDNQTPDLPKIPGEYILQNVFQIDVNRSKWVDLSVIFSMIVIYRIIFFIMIKVNEDVTPWVRGYVARRRMQHSSGSQNTMVAPDGVTLTHSPSLRAYVANPAPGTSKR; this is encoded by the exons ATGAGGAACTCCGCAAATAACGTTATGACGGAGATAGAGGCAAGCAAACCACAAGGGAACGAGCTTGTGGTTGCGGGTTTGAGCCCTCTGAGCGAGACCCTGTGGAAGGAGAAGACCAACACAGAGTTGTTTGGGGACGTGTCGGCGAGGCTCACATGGCAGGACCTCACGGTGATGGTCACTCTGACGAATGGGCACACCCAGAAGGTGCTGGAAGGCCTCACCGGCTACGCCGAGCCCGGCAGCCTCACTGCCCTCATGGGCCCCTCTGGCTCCGGCAAATCCACCCTCCTTGACGCCCTCTCCAGCCGCCTCGCCTCCAACGCCTTCCTTTCCGGTTCCATCCTCCTCAATGGTCGCAAAACCAAACTCTCCTTTGGTACTGCG GCATACGTGACTCAAGACGACAACTTGATCGGCACACTGACGGTGAGGGAGACCATATCGTATTCCGCGAGGCTGCGCCTTCCGGATAAGATGCCGTGGGAGGAGAAGCGCGCGCTGGTTGAGAGCACAATCGTTGAAATGGGTCTTCAGGATTGTGCGGATACGATGATCGGGAACTGGCACTTGCGGGGGATCAGTGGAGGGGAGAAGAGGAGGGTCAGCATCGCTCTCGAAATCCTCATGAGGCCCAGACTCCTCTTCCTTGATGAGCCTACCAGTGGCCTTGATAG TGCTTCGGCTTTCTTTGTGACTCAGACATTACGTGGGCTATCTAGAAGTGGGAGGACTGTGATAGCCTCAATTCACCAACCTAGCAGCGAGGTTTTCGAGCTGTTTGATCGCTTATACCTGCTTTCGGGAGGCAAGACCGTCTATTTTGGCCAGGTTTCCGAAGCATACGAG TTCTTTGCACAAGCTGGCTTCCCCTGCCCTGCTCTGAGAAATCCATCTGACCATTTTCTCAGGTGCATCAACTCCGACTTTGACAAAGTCAAGGCAACTCTCAAGGGATCCATGAAATTGCGG TTTGACGCAAGTGATGATCCACTGGACAAGATCACCACAGCTGAAGCTATCCGAACTCTTATCGAATTCTATCGCACTTCTCAGTATCGCTATGCAGCCAAAGAAAAAGTTGCGGACATGTCTAAAGTT AAAGGAACGGTGCTGGATTCAGGAGGGAGTCAGGCCAGTTTCTTGATGCAGGCATTTACCTTGACCAAACGATCCTTCATCAACATGTCAAGGGACTTTGGGTATTACTGGCTAAGGCTTCTAATCTACATTGTGGTAACAGTATGCATTGGAACTATATATTTGAACGTGGGCACTGGCTACAATTCCATTCTG GCAAGGGGCTCTTGTGCAtcatttgtttttggttttgttACTTTCATGTCGATTGGTGGGTTTCCTTCGTTTGTGGAAGATATGAAG GTTTTCCAAAGAGAGAGGCTGAATGGACACTACGGGGTAACAGCATTTGTGATAAGCAACACAGTATCTGCATTGCCATTCCTGATATTGATCACCTTCATCTCTGGAACCATATGCTATTTCATGGTCAACCTCCACCCGGGCTTTCAGCATTATGTGTTCTTCGTGCTGTGCCTCTATGCAAGTGTGACTGTGGTTGAAAGCCTGATGATGGCCATTGCCAGTATCGTTCCCAACTTCCTCATGGGCATCATCATTGGCGCTGGAATCCag GGAATATTCATGCTGGTTTCAGGATACTTCAGGCTCCCTAACGACATCCCAAAGCCTGTGTGGCGTTACCCAATGTCTTACATCAGTTTTCACTTTTGGGCTCTGCag GGACAATACCAAAACGATCTGAGGGGCTTGATGTTCGACAACCAAACGCCGGACCTTCCCAAGATTCCGGGGGAGTACATCCTGCAGAACGTCTTCCAAATTGACGTCAACCGGTCCAAATGGGTGGATCTCAGTGTCATCTTCAGCATGATCGTCATCTACCGTATCATCTTCTTCATCATGATCAAGGTGAACGAGGACGTCACCCCCTGGGTCAGAGGCTATGTCGCCCGGCGGAGAATGCAACACAGCAGCGGCAGTCAAAACACCATGGTGGCTCCCGATGGTGTCACCCTCACCCACTCCCCTTCCCTCAGGGCATATGTCGCCAATCCTGCACCCGGGACTAGCAAGAGGTGA